Within the Myxococcaceae bacterium JPH2 genome, the region CTAGCGCACGCCATCGCCGCCTTCAACCCACCGTTCGGGCAAGGTCGCGTTCGGTGGACACCACTCGGGCTGGGCCCGGGCGTGCGAGCGGTGCGCCCGGCCTGCTGGCTTGCGCGCGCCGGACGGGGGACTGACCGTCCTAGGCAGCACCTCCGGGGATGGCTCCGGCGGCGCGCCCGAGCGGAGGGCCCCATGCAGATCGTTGGCGAGCTGATGACACGGCCCGTGGTCACCCTCAAGGAGACCCAGAACCTGGCCAAGGCGGACGAGCTGCTGCGCCTGCACCGCATCCGGCACCTGCCGGTGGTGCGCCAGGGGCGGCTGGTGGGGCTCGTCACGCACCGCGACCTGCTGCGCGCGGCGGCGCATCACGGGCCGCCCACCGAGCGCCCCATCTGGGCCGCGGACATCATGACCCGCGACGTGGCCACGGTGCGGCCGGACACGCCGCTGCGCGACGCGGTGCGGCTGATCCTCTCGCAGAAGTACGGCTGCCTCCCCGTGGTGGACGAGGACGACGCGCTGCTGGGCATCCTCACCGAGGCGGACCTCGTGAAGTACGCGCAGCACCTCATCGACATCCAGGATCGCCGGGAGATGGCGGCCTCCTACGACGCGTGAGCCCTCCACGGCGCGCGAACGGGCGGCAGACACGAACGGGGGAACCATGTCCATCGTCTTCGGAACCGACTTCTCCTCGCAGGCGATGGAGGCGGCGGAGACCGCGACGGCGCTCGCGCACCGGATGGGGGAGTCACTCCATCTGGTGCACGTGACGGAGTACGGCAGCGGCGGGCGCTCGAAGGCCTCGGACGAGGCGCTGCAGCAGGGCGCCCGGGCTCGCCTGGAGGAACAAGCGGAGGCGCTGCGGGCGCGTGGCGTCGCCGTCGAGGCGCACCTGCTGGAAGGTGTCCCCGACGAGGTGCTGGTGGACCTGGCCACGAGCCAACACGCCGCCCTCATCGTCCTGTCGCGACACGGCCAGCGGGCGCCGCGCTGGCGCATGGGCAGCGTGGCCGAGCGCGTGGTGGAGAGCGCGCACTGCCCCGTGCTGGTGCTCCAGAACGCGCGGTCGATGGAGGCGTGGGCCAGCGGCGTGGGCTCGCTGCGCGTGCTGCTGGGGCTGTCGTTCTCTCCGCCTTCGGACGCGGCGGTGGCGTGGGTGAAGCGGATGCGCTCGCTGGGCCCCTGTGAGGTCATCGCGGCGCACC harbors:
- a CDS encoding CBS domain-containing protein — its product is MQIVGELMTRPVVTLKETQNLAKADELLRLHRIRHLPVVRQGRLVGLVTHRDLLRAAAHHGPPTERPIWAADIMTRDVATVRPDTPLRDAVRLILSQKYGCLPVVDEDDALLGILTEADLVKYAQHLIDIQDRREMAASYDA